A genomic window from Sanguibacter antarcticus includes:
- a CDS encoding DivIVA domain-containing protein, translating to MLTADDVLTHDFPSTKFRQGYDVVAVDDFLDRVIGALRYYETGGVQGSRMGSDEVRAMKFPVTKFREGYDLDGVDIFLEEVEQSLLGFEKAEKAGQQPPLRQYRHEPEPEPAPVQPAYAEPQYTAEPQYTEPAYAEPQYAEPQYAHATRQHDTDLLPPISPHSRDAYPAQAGLDLTNLVNALQRSYLLSAVPSDSLPIVLTPDGREYVVRAVTHESGQVVLELG from the coding sequence ATGCTGACCGCCGATGACGTCCTGACGCACGATTTTCCGTCCACGAAGTTCCGACAGGGGTACGACGTCGTCGCCGTCGACGACTTCCTCGATCGCGTGATCGGAGCCCTGCGGTACTACGAGACCGGCGGGGTGCAAGGCAGCCGCATGGGATCCGACGAGGTCCGTGCGATGAAGTTCCCGGTCACCAAGTTCCGTGAGGGCTACGACCTCGACGGAGTCGACATCTTCCTCGAAGAGGTCGAGCAGAGCCTCCTCGGTTTCGAGAAGGCTGAGAAAGCCGGGCAGCAGCCACCCCTCAGGCAGTATCGCCACGAACCCGAACCCGAGCCGGCGCCCGTTCAGCCGGCGTATGCCGAGCCGCAGTACACCGCCGAGCCGCAATACACCGAGCCAGCGTATGCAGAGCCGCAGTACGCCGAGCCCCAGTACGCACATGCCACGCGGCAGCACGACACCGACCTCCTGCCGCCGATCAGCCCGCACTCGCGCGACGCCTACCCCGCCCAGGCCGGGCTCGACCTCACGAACCTCGTGAACGCGCTCCAGCGGTCGTACCTGCTCTCCGCCGTGCCGAGCGACTCCCTGCCCATCGTGCTCACCCCGGACGGACGCGAGTACGTGGTGCGAGCGGTGACCCACGAGTCCGGCCAGGTCGTCCTCGAGCTCGGCTGA
- a CDS encoding VIT1/CCC1 transporter family protein has translation MKRWRRNLADERAEARVYRELAGRRTGEEQQILLALAEAERRHEAHWTELLGDQVGKPLRGHWRTRVLAQLARRLGGVFVLALAQRAEDRSTYGIDVDATPAMAADERIHGEVVRGLATRGRTRMSGTFRAAVFGANDGLVSNLALILGIGASGASNETVLLSGLAGLLAGALSMGAGEFVSVRSQRELLDAGNPSPEASAALPDLDVDANELALVYRARGLSIAEAERRAAEVLASCTLATEIAPRGSHGEHEAVGSAWSAAASSFCFFASGALVPVLPYLLGLEGYTAMLLGAGLVGLALCATGAAVGVLSGASPLARAVRQLTIGYGAAGVTYLLGLAFGAS, from the coding sequence CTGAAGCGCTGGCGTCGCAACCTGGCTGACGAGCGCGCCGAGGCGCGCGTGTACCGAGAGCTCGCCGGACGGCGGACGGGCGAGGAGCAGCAGATCCTCCTGGCTCTCGCCGAGGCCGAACGCCGCCACGAGGCGCACTGGACCGAGCTGCTCGGTGACCAGGTGGGCAAGCCCTTGCGGGGTCACTGGCGGACGCGTGTCCTCGCACAGCTCGCACGGCGGCTCGGCGGCGTCTTCGTCCTCGCGCTCGCCCAACGAGCCGAGGACCGGTCGACGTACGGGATCGACGTGGACGCGACGCCCGCGATGGCCGCGGACGAGCGCATCCACGGGGAGGTCGTGCGCGGGCTCGCGACGCGGGGGCGGACCCGGATGTCCGGGACGTTCCGTGCCGCCGTCTTCGGGGCGAACGACGGGCTCGTGTCGAACCTCGCCCTCATCCTCGGCATCGGTGCGTCCGGAGCGTCGAACGAGACGGTGCTCCTCTCGGGGCTCGCAGGGCTGCTCGCCGGCGCGCTCTCGATGGGCGCGGGAGAGTTCGTGTCGGTGCGCTCTCAGCGCGAGCTGCTCGACGCCGGGAACCCGAGCCCCGAGGCGTCTGCCGCTCTCCCCGACCTTGACGTGGACGCGAACGAGCTGGCGCTCGTGTACCGAGCGAGGGGGCTGAGCATCGCCGAGGCAGAGAGGCGCGCGGCCGAGGTGCTCGCCTCGTGCACGCTGGCGACGGAGATCGCGCCGCGTGGCTCCCACGGCGAGCACGAGGCGGTCGGCTCCGCATGGAGTGCCGCTGCATCGAGCTTCTGCTTCTTCGCGTCTGGCGCGCTCGTCCCCGTCCTGCCCTACCTGCTGGGCCTCGAGGGCTATACCGCGATGCTCCTCGGCGCAGGCCTCGTCGGTCTCGCCCTGTGCGCCACCGGTGCTGCGGTCGGGGTGCTGTCTGGGGCCTCTCCGCTCGCGCGAGCGGTACGGCAGCTCACGATCGGCTACGGCGCGGCCGGAGTGACGTACCTCCTCGGTCTCGCGTTCGGCGCGAGCTGA
- a CDS encoding alpha/beta fold hydrolase yields the protein MGIDENVRPGGVLVQPGEPFGGLPVPLGVEPVSIRTMVGELTALYAPAVTRGPNPARSRGTVLLVPGFTGSKEDFLPLLPLLAARGWDTWAYSQRGQADSASPRNPLNYRLGEFATDLLEVADVIGDGSPVHIVGHSFGGLVARAAALRSPKLFADLTFLCSGPKCWSEEIREMSFVVRESGSLGLWEASNPDLVEIGAPPLTSRESFHRYRASQTSPDNLLGIIDILVTAPDTTEQLLNTGVRTLVAHGADDDAWPQQWQEIMARALGARYEVIEDAGHLPSEDNPGLTAAIFDSFWGAFPPATPGRAPLATHHAFQARPTQQSAFSY from the coding sequence ATGGGTATCGATGAAAATGTACGGCCCGGAGGGGTGCTCGTCCAGCCAGGAGAGCCGTTCGGAGGACTCCCCGTCCCGCTCGGTGTCGAGCCGGTCTCGATCCGCACGATGGTGGGCGAGCTCACCGCACTGTATGCGCCCGCCGTGACGCGCGGCCCGAACCCGGCGCGGTCCCGTGGCACCGTGCTGCTCGTCCCGGGTTTCACCGGTTCGAAGGAGGACTTCCTCCCGCTCCTGCCGCTGCTCGCTGCCCGCGGGTGGGACACGTGGGCCTACAGCCAGCGTGGACAGGCGGACTCGGCCTCTCCGCGGAACCCCCTGAACTACCGGCTCGGCGAGTTCGCCACCGACCTGCTCGAGGTCGCCGACGTGATCGGTGACGGCTCGCCCGTCCACATCGTCGGGCACAGCTTCGGAGGCCTCGTCGCCCGTGCGGCGGCGCTGCGTTCGCCGAAGCTCTTTGCTGACCTCACGTTCCTGTGCTCGGGGCCGAAGTGCTGGAGCGAGGAGATCCGCGAGATGTCGTTCGTCGTCCGGGAGAGCGGGAGCCTCGGTCTCTGGGAGGCGTCCAACCCTGACCTCGTCGAGATCGGCGCCCCACCGCTCACCTCCCGTGAGTCGTTCCACCGGTACCGAGCGAGCCAGACCTCGCCAGACAACCTGCTCGGCATCATCGACATCCTCGTGACCGCACCGGACACCACAGAGCAGCTGCTCAACACGGGCGTCCGCACGCTCGTCGCTCACGGAGCCGACGACGACGCGTGGCCGCAGCAGTGGCAAGAGATCATGGCGCGCGCGCTCGGCGCCCGGTACGAGGTCATCGAGGACGCAGGTCACCTCCCGTCCGAGGACAACCCTGGACTCACGGCGGCGATCTTCGACAGCTTCTGGGGCGCGTTCCCTCCTGCCACCCCCGGCAGGGCACCGCTGGCTACGCATCACGCGTTCCAGGCACGGCCGACGCAGCAGTCGGCGTTCAGCTACTGA
- a CDS encoding M15 family metallopeptidase — translation MPSLSLPRHPALRASVVVLLLLLVLVVTTSTVRASTVDAQQAHEAAAEAAADAEARAAASAKVAATLEQARLDEAERVALLEVEQAREALVKAIAAAHVVLDESVDRVADDLVRAALAAAIDAANVALEAPLFELEEASSTLADAQLAVTDAQTAWEDEQVRLEAEAAAEQAALEAAQATAEEAAGDTAAAPDAAAPADPAPASAQCVNDSTYSGTPFYTTAPSVDGDGSNGNIPASQMTQLSWGHDTAGTPQYLRTQAAQALDQLNQAYRAQFGSNLDLDLTYRSYASQVAMRNELGTIAAVPGTSTHGTGNALDVPEWSCYAFGSVRRDWLVTNGPSYGWVSPSWAREGSSNPEYWHYEYTG, via the coding sequence ATGCCTTCCCTCTCGTTGCCCCGTCATCCTGCCCTCCGCGCGTCTGTCGTCGTGCTCCTGCTCCTGCTCGTGCTGGTCGTGACGACGTCGACCGTGCGGGCGTCGACCGTCGACGCCCAGCAGGCTCACGAGGCCGCTGCGGAGGCCGCGGCAGACGCTGAGGCCCGCGCAGCCGCGTCGGCGAAGGTCGCAGCGACCCTCGAGCAGGCCAGGCTCGACGAGGCCGAACGCGTCGCGCTCCTCGAGGTGGAGCAGGCGCGCGAGGCGCTGGTCAAAGCGATCGCCGCTGCGCACGTCGTGCTCGACGAGTCCGTCGACCGGGTGGCCGACGACCTCGTGCGCGCCGCGCTCGCGGCCGCCATCGACGCGGCGAACGTCGCGCTCGAGGCGCCGCTCTTCGAGCTGGAGGAGGCGAGCAGCACGCTGGCAGACGCTCAGCTCGCCGTCACCGACGCGCAGACCGCGTGGGAGGACGAGCAGGTGCGCCTCGAGGCGGAGGCCGCCGCCGAGCAGGCAGCCCTGGAGGCCGCGCAGGCTACGGCCGAGGAGGCCGCCGGCGACACCGCTGCGGCCCCCGACGCTGCAGCACCGGCGGATCCAGCGCCCGCCTCCGCGCAGTGCGTCAACGACTCGACGTACTCGGGGACCCCCTTCTACACGACGGCCCCGAGCGTGGACGGCGACGGCTCGAACGGGAACATCCCTGCCTCGCAGATGACCCAGCTCTCGTGGGGGCACGACACCGCGGGGACGCCGCAGTACCTGCGCACGCAGGCTGCGCAGGCGCTCGATCAGCTCAATCAGGCGTACCGCGCCCAGTTCGGCAGCAACCTCGATCTCGACCTCACGTACCGCTCCTACGCGAGCCAGGTGGCGATGCGCAACGAGCTCGGCACCATCGCAGCGGTCCCGGGAACGTCGACGCACGGGACCGGCAACGCCCTCGACGTCCCGGAGTGGTCGTGCTACGCGTTCGGCTCTGTCCGGCGCGACTGGCTCGTGACGAACGGCCCGTCGTACGGCTGGGTGTCACCGTCCTGGGCCCGCGAGGGATCGTCGAACCCTGAGTACTGGCACTATGAGTACACGGGCTGA
- a CDS encoding class I SAM-dependent methyltransferase — protein sequence MRTPTVWENIVQENPQHSTWYVERFRAMAQQGKDLAGEARTIDAMLPRGAHVLDAGCGPGRVGAALAAVGHDVVGVDVDPVLVAAAREDHPEQTWIVGDLAELDLPAAGVTASFDAIVCAGNVMTFVAPDTHAEVLRRMRDHLAPDGRAIIGFGAGRGYAFETFLDDARTAGLVVDATFSTWDLRPFTDGSDFIVAVFSRTA from the coding sequence ATGCGCACCCCCACCGTCTGGGAGAACATCGTCCAGGAGAACCCTCAGCACTCCACCTGGTACGTCGAGCGCTTCCGAGCGATGGCGCAGCAGGGCAAGGACCTCGCCGGGGAGGCGCGCACGATCGACGCAATGCTCCCCCGTGGTGCGCACGTCCTCGACGCAGGGTGCGGGCCGGGCCGGGTCGGTGCGGCTCTCGCCGCGGTCGGCCACGACGTCGTGGGCGTGGACGTGGACCCTGTGCTCGTCGCGGCCGCGCGGGAGGACCACCCGGAGCAGACGTGGATCGTCGGCGACCTCGCCGAGCTCGACCTGCCTGCCGCTGGCGTGACCGCCTCGTTCGACGCGATCGTCTGCGCCGGCAACGTCATGACCTTCGTCGCCCCGGACACGCACGCCGAGGTGCTGCGCCGCATGCGGGACCACCTGGCCCCGGACGGCCGCGCGATCATCGGCTTCGGGGCAGGCCGCGGCTACGCCTTCGAGACCTTCCTCGACGATGCCCGCACCGCCGGCCTCGTCGTCGACGCGACCTTCTCCACGTGGGACCTGCGACCGTTCACCGACGGCTCCGACTTCATCGTCGCCGTCTTCTCGCGCACGGCCTGA
- a CDS encoding nucleotide pyrophosphohydrolase, whose amino-acid sequence MTDLAALTTAVRQFAHERDWEQFQDPKSLVLALTGEVGEVAELLQWVRAEEVVERFSTPERRARIGDELADVLLYLVRLADVLGVDLGAAGEAKLARNHERFPVAGDDSVVGVAPHKA is encoded by the coding sequence ATGACCGACCTCGCTGCCCTGACCACAGCCGTCCGACAGTTCGCGCACGAGCGGGACTGGGAGCAGTTCCAAGACCCCAAGTCGCTCGTCCTCGCACTCACGGGCGAGGTGGGCGAGGTCGCCGAGCTCCTCCAGTGGGTCCGCGCCGAGGAGGTGGTCGAGCGGTTCAGCACGCCTGAGCGGCGCGCCCGGATCGGTGACGAGCTCGCCGACGTGCTCCTCTACCTCGTCCGCCTCGCGGACGTGCTCGGCGTCGACCTCGGCGCGGCGGGCGAGGCCAAGCTCGCGCGCAACCACGAGCGGTTCCCCGTCGCGGGCGACGACAGCGTCGTCGGGGTCGCTCCGCACAAGGCGTAG
- a CDS encoding glutamine amidotransferase: MRPFLLLASREDDAAADSEVAAFRRCGGLPADGLHRIRMEAGPLPTLDLDDYSGVFVGGSPFTSSDPEAEKSDVQVRVEKEILGLLDEIVDRDFPYLGACYGVGTLGVQQGAVVDTTYGEPVSAVPVTLSADGLADPLLAGMPPVFHAYVGHKEACTRLPDSAVLLASSPSCPVQMFRVRTNLYATQFHPELDVRGLVERIELYQGNGYFPLGEADSVIAEVRRTAVTHPSRIMRNFVERYART; the protein is encoded by the coding sequence GTGCGACCGTTCCTCCTCCTGGCGAGCAGAGAAGACGACGCGGCGGCAGACAGCGAGGTGGCTGCCTTCCGGCGGTGCGGCGGCCTGCCCGCGGACGGGCTGCACCGCATCCGGATGGAAGCAGGACCGCTCCCGACGCTCGATCTCGACGACTACTCCGGGGTCTTCGTCGGTGGGAGCCCGTTCACGTCGAGCGACCCGGAAGCCGAGAAGAGCGACGTCCAGGTCCGGGTGGAGAAAGAGATCCTCGGGCTGCTCGACGAGATCGTCGACCGCGACTTCCCCTACCTCGGGGCCTGTTACGGCGTCGGGACGCTCGGTGTGCAGCAGGGCGCGGTCGTCGACACGACGTACGGCGAGCCCGTGAGCGCCGTCCCGGTGACGCTCAGCGCCGACGGGCTGGCCGACCCGTTGCTCGCAGGCATGCCGCCCGTGTTCCATGCGTACGTGGGGCACAAGGAGGCGTGCACCCGGTTGCCGGACAGCGCGGTGCTCCTCGCGTCCTCGCCGTCGTGCCCGGTCCAGATGTTCCGCGTGCGGACCAACCTCTATGCGACGCAGTTCCACCCGGAGCTCGACGTCCGAGGTCTCGTCGAGCGCATCGAGCTCTACCAGGGCAACGGTTACTTCCCGCTCGGTGAGGCCGACAGCGTCATCGCCGAGGTTCGTCGCACGGCGGTCACGCACCCGTCCCGCATCATGCGGAACTTCGTCGAGCGGTACGCCCGGACGTGA
- a CDS encoding glutathione S-transferase family protein — MSNEGGVYSIPGQEFSRDTTYITTRITADGRDGFPVEPGRYRLVAARACPWANRTIIVRRLLGLDDVLSLGLTGPTHDKNSWTFDLDPDGLDPVLGIERIQEAYLARDPHYPRGITVPVIVDTTTGKVVTNDYAQMTLDLSTEWREHHRPGAPDLYPEHLRAEMDPIMRRIYTEVNNGVYRCGFAGSQEAYDDAYDRLWTALDWLEDRLATRRFLVGDTLTEADVRLFTTLVRFDAVYHGHFKCNRSKLTEMPVLWAYARDLFQTPGFGDTVDFDQIKAHYYVVHSDINPSGIVPKGPDLAGWTTPHGRESLGGRPFGDGTPPG, encoded by the coding sequence ATGAGCAACGAAGGCGGCGTGTACTCGATCCCAGGCCAAGAGTTCAGCAGGGACACCACCTACATCACCACGAGGATCACGGCTGACGGTCGTGACGGCTTCCCCGTCGAGCCCGGTCGGTATCGCCTCGTCGCGGCGCGAGCCTGCCCGTGGGCCAACCGCACGATCATCGTGCGCCGGCTCCTCGGCCTCGACGACGTGCTCTCCCTCGGCCTGACGGGCCCGACGCACGACAAGAACAGCTGGACCTTCGACCTCGACCCGGACGGCCTGGACCCCGTCCTCGGGATCGAACGGATCCAGGAGGCATACCTCGCCCGCGACCCGCACTACCCGCGGGGCATCACCGTGCCCGTTATCGTCGACACCACCACAGGCAAGGTCGTGACGAACGACTACGCCCAGATGACGCTCGACCTCTCCACCGAGTGGCGTGAGCACCACCGTCCTGGTGCCCCGGACCTCTACCCCGAGCACCTGCGCGCGGAGATGGACCCGATCATGCGCCGGATCTACACCGAGGTGAACAACGGTGTCTATCGCTGCGGCTTCGCCGGCTCGCAGGAGGCGTACGACGACGCCTACGACCGCCTGTGGACGGCGCTCGACTGGCTCGAGGACCGTCTGGCGACCCGACGCTTCCTCGTCGGGGACACCCTCACCGAGGCCGACGTCCGCCTCTTCACGACCCTCGTGCGCTTCGACGCCGTCTACCACGGGCACTTCAAGTGCAACCGGTCGAAGCTCACCGAGATGCCCGTGCTCTGGGCGTACGCCCGCGACCTGTTCCAGACGCCCGGCTTCGGCGACACCGTCGACTTCGACCAGATCAAGGCGCACTACTACGTGGTCCACAGCGACATCAACCCGAGCGGGATCGTGCCGAAGGGCCCAGACCTCGCGGGCTGGACGACGCCTCACGGGCGCGAGTCGCTCGGCGGGCGTCCCTTCGGCGACGGGACCCCTCCCGGCTGA
- a CDS encoding DUF4234 domain-containing protein yields MVFLLPLVTFGIYGLVWYYKVNVELQSFNRSIQVNPVAMILLSIFVPFFMLCSVFATGQRIQQAQAAAGLPATTSPGIGALLLLVIGGHSFYYQDALNTIWQYRQA; encoded by the coding sequence GTGGTCTTCCTCCTGCCGCTCGTCACCTTCGGCATCTACGGCCTCGTCTGGTACTACAAGGTCAACGTCGAGCTGCAGAGCTTCAACCGGTCGATCCAGGTCAACCCGGTCGCCATGATCCTGCTCTCGATCTTCGTGCCGTTCTTCATGCTCTGCTCGGTCTTCGCCACCGGGCAGCGCATCCAGCAGGCACAGGCCGCCGCAGGGCTCCCCGCGACGACCTCCCCCGGCATCGGGGCCCTGCTCCTGCTCGTCATCGGCGGACACTCGTTCTACTACCAGGACGCGCTCAACACCATCTGGCAGTACCGCCAGGCCTGA
- a CDS encoding glucose-6-phosphate dehydrogenase: protein MTDATQAPLVLVLHGATGDLARRMVLPAIYTLSSSGFLPEQFSLVGTGAEDVGAEAFRERVVDSLTEFGGVSSAEDPAVVAFLERLSFAGPVTVEDAGTLPARIAEVADGQPATVIHYLAVPPVAFEPITQALDAHGLADGIRVVYEKPYGTSPESFEALDRVVHDVFDEEQVYRIDHFLAKEATQNLYVLRFANELFGGMWNRNHVAQVQIDVPEVLDVAQRATFYDATGAALDMLVTHLFQVAAEIGMEPPYAIDAAGLAKSRERVLGDFRPIDPSEDLVFGQFEGYQDIDAVADGSRTDTYVAARLWIDNDRWSGVPFILRTGKRLAASGQRVTLVLRSDHELQFGAAAPGEPEVCPENAHLRCNTISLSLAGSGSISLRTTVKRPGHDLVLANGTAELDLASVDPGRSVPPYAALLYDVIRGDRSLFPTAENLRQAWRAFAPVQEAQAAESVPVHSYAPGTWGPVEADALVHPYAWQIDTHPENAGPDDITVGLTEHGADHG, encoded by the coding sequence ATGACCGATGCCACCCAAGCGCCACTCGTCCTCGTCCTGCACGGAGCAACAGGAGACCTCGCTCGACGCATGGTCCTGCCGGCGATCTACACGCTCTCGAGCAGCGGTTTCCTTCCGGAGCAGTTCTCGCTGGTCGGGACCGGTGCCGAGGACGTCGGTGCAGAGGCCTTCCGTGAGCGGGTGGTCGACTCGCTCACAGAGTTCGGCGGGGTGTCCTCGGCCGAGGACCCCGCCGTCGTCGCGTTCCTCGAGCGACTCTCCTTCGCCGGCCCCGTCACGGTCGAGGACGCCGGCACCCTGCCCGCCCGGATCGCCGAGGTGGCCGACGGTCAGCCCGCGACCGTCATCCACTACCTCGCCGTCCCGCCCGTCGCGTTCGAGCCGATCACCCAGGCGCTCGACGCGCACGGCCTCGCCGACGGCATCCGGGTCGTCTACGAGAAGCCGTACGGGACGTCGCCCGAGTCCTTCGAAGCCCTCGACCGCGTGGTGCACGACGTGTTCGACGAAGAGCAGGTCTACCGGATCGACCACTTCCTCGCGAAGGAAGCGACCCAGAACCTCTACGTCCTGCGCTTCGCCAACGAGCTCTTCGGCGGCATGTGGAACCGGAACCACGTCGCGCAGGTGCAGATCGACGTCCCCGAGGTGCTCGACGTCGCGCAGCGCGCCACCTTCTACGACGCGACCGGCGCCGCGCTCGACATGCTCGTGACCCACCTCTTCCAGGTGGCCGCCGAGATCGGCATGGAACCGCCTTACGCCATCGATGCGGCCGGGCTCGCCAAGTCCCGCGAACGTGTCCTCGGCGACTTCCGTCCGATCGACCCCTCCGAGGACCTCGTCTTCGGGCAGTTCGAGGGCTACCAGGACATCGACGCTGTCGCCGATGGCTCCCGCACCGACACGTACGTCGCCGCACGGCTGTGGATCGACAACGACCGGTGGTCGGGCGTCCCGTTCATCCTGCGGACCGGCAAGCGGCTGGCAGCGTCAGGCCAGCGCGTGACCCTCGTCCTGCGGTCCGACCACGAGCTGCAGTTCGGCGCAGCCGCCCCCGGCGAGCCCGAGGTGTGCCCCGAGAACGCGCACCTGCGCTGCAACACCATCAGCCTCTCGCTCGCAGGCTCCGGGTCCATCTCGTTGCGCACCACCGTCAAGCGCCCCGGTCACGATCTCGTCCTCGCGAACGGCACCGCGGAGCTCGACCTCGCGAGCGTCGATCCCGGCCGGTCCGTCCCGCCGTACGCCGCGCTCCTCTACGACGTGATCCGAGGAGACCGTTCGCTCTTCCCCACTGCGGAGAACCTGCGCCAGGCGTGGCGCGCCTTCGCCCCGGTGCAGGAGGCGCAAGCCGCCGAGAGCGTCCCCGTGCACAGTTACGCCCCGGGCACGTGGGGCCCCGTGGAGGCGGACGCGCTCGTGCACCCGTACGCCTGGCAGATCGACACGCACCCGGAGAACGCGGGCCCCGACGACATCACTGTCGGGCTGACCGAGCACGGAGCCGACCACGGCTGA
- a CDS encoding multidrug effflux MFS transporter, translated as MPASQSKPIPLGFVLLLSALVAVGPLTIDLYLAAFPEITRDLGTTEPRVQLTLTATLAGLALGQLIIGSASDAIGRRRPLLAALALYVVVSATIVLVDGIALLTALRFVQGLSASAGMVLSMAIVRDHYSGFRVGKVVARLMLVVGVAPVLAPTIGSQLLRLGSWRLMFVLLSVVGLVLLVVAYFRLDESLPVERRRSGGGRAALRSYAGLLRDWPFLGVALLSGFYMAALFTYIASSSFVFQDGFGLSAQEFGYIFGAGAVAVTAGSQINGALIGRVTPQRILAVAISAGFVLSGALLVTALLVAGSEGGGFWPLVVLLVLTLSTVGFVMPSAPAIALEHNGHRAGSAAALLGAFQFGIGAGIAPVTGLLGGDPATTMAAVMFAVVAVSGVLFVAAQRSERRASARADGEGARSVGETTDGDPVADGLLESLHV; from the coding sequence ATGCCTGCCTCCCAGTCGAAGCCGATCCCGCTCGGGTTCGTGCTCCTGCTCTCTGCGCTCGTCGCTGTCGGTCCGCTGACGATCGACCTGTACCTCGCCGCGTTCCCCGAGATCACCCGAGACCTCGGGACCACGGAACCACGCGTCCAGCTCACGCTCACCGCAACGCTCGCCGGGCTCGCGCTCGGCCAGCTGATCATCGGCTCCGCGTCGGACGCGATCGGTCGTCGCCGACCGCTGCTCGCAGCCCTGGCCCTGTACGTCGTGGTCTCAGCGACGATCGTCCTCGTGGACGGGATCGCGCTCCTCACCGCCCTGCGGTTCGTCCAGGGCCTGAGCGCCTCCGCGGGCATGGTCCTGTCCATGGCGATCGTCCGGGACCACTACTCGGGCTTCCGCGTGGGCAAGGTCGTCGCGCGGCTCATGCTCGTCGTCGGGGTCGCGCCCGTCCTGGCGCCGACGATCGGGTCACAGCTCCTGCGCCTCGGCTCCTGGCGCCTCATGTTCGTCCTGCTCTCCGTCGTCGGGCTCGTGCTGCTCGTCGTCGCCTACTTCCGCCTGGACGAGTCGCTGCCGGTCGAGCGTCGACGCTCCGGCGGCGGGCGAGCCGCACTGCGCTCGTACGCCGGGCTCTTGCGCGACTGGCCGTTCCTCGGGGTCGCGCTGCTCAGCGGCTTCTACATGGCGGCCCTGTTCACGTACATCGCGTCGTCGTCGTTCGTGTTCCAGGACGGGTTCGGGCTCAGCGCACAGGAGTTCGGGTACATCTTCGGGGCCGGCGCGGTCGCCGTGACCGCCGGGAGCCAGATCAACGGCGCTCTCATCGGACGGGTCACCCCGCAGCGCATCCTCGCGGTCGCGATCTCAGCAGGGTTCGTCCTCTCGGGCGCGCTCCTGGTGACGGCACTCCTCGTCGCAGGCTCTGAGGGCGGCGGGTTCTGGCCGTTGGTCGTCCTGCTCGTCCTCACGCTCTCGACGGTCGGCTTCGTCATGCCGTCCGCACCGGCGATCGCTCTCGAGCACAACGGGCACCGAGCCGGTTCCGCGGCGGCCCTGCTCGGGGCGTTCCAGTTCGGCATCGGTGCCGGGATCGCGCCGGTGACCGGACTGCTCGGCGGAGATCCTGCCACGACGATGGCGGCAGTGATGTTCGCGGTCGTCGCTGTCTCAGGCGTCTTGTTCGTCGCGGCGCAGCGCTCCGAGCGCCGTGCGTCAGCCCGCGCGGACGGTGAGGGTGCTCGATCCGTCGGGGAGACGACGGACGGAGATCCCGTCGCTGATGGTCTGCTTGAGAGTCTCCACGTGTGA